Proteins encoded together in one Papaver somniferum cultivar HN1 unplaced genomic scaffold, ASM357369v1 unplaced-scaffold_21, whole genome shotgun sequence window:
- the LOC113339621 gene encoding uncharacterized protein LOC113339621, which yields MVAVMKHFSKGIAPDSLDVYTQMGATTIYYYDMKFMDAIIWICNGRYMRQPTAQDTERILAENEARGFPDMLGSVDCFHWAWRACPMDESGSYSGYKPYPSVVLQAVATYERCIWHSYFGLGGQNNDLNVFHASGLFDKQLLGVAPP from the coding sequence atggttgccgTCATGAAACATTTTTCCAAAGGCATTGCACCGGATTCCTTAGATGTTTACACACAAATGGGAGCGACCACTATCTATTATTATGATATGAAGTTTATGGAtgcaattatttggatttgtaatgGTCGATACATGCGTCAACCTACCGCTCAAGATACAGAAAGGATTTTAGCAGAAAATGAAGCTCGGGGATTTCCTGATATGCTTGGTAGTGTCGATTGTTTTCACTGGGCATGGAGAGCATGTCCAATGGATGAATCAGGATCCTACAGCGGGTATAAGCCATATCCCTCGGTTGTTTTGCAGGCGGTAGCTACATATGAAAGATGCATCTGGCATTCCTATTTTGGGTTGGGTGGGCAGAACAATGATCTTAATGTCTTTCATGCTTCAGGTTTGTTCGATAAACAACTTCTTGGTGTAGCACCTCCTTGA
- the LOC113339622 gene encoding uncharacterized protein LOC113339622 has protein sequence MYGCIVQAYKPASNNRESLFNQYQEAKRKDIERAFGGLKGNFGIILKPCRDYKISDMKAVMRGCLIMHNMYVEMEYHNADWGRVTGDEPQPPIQGNVRLGPHILYNPAIWGQLRLELTTHIWNRHREGLRNGDFPNMHMEDALPEVHEGTTDVNTDEDQYDPQGDGAFYENGE, from the coding sequence ATGTATGGTTGCATCGTGCAAGCATACAAACCCGCCTCAAACAATAGAGAATCTCTTTTCAATCAATACCAAGAAGCTAAAAGGAAGGACATAGAACGTGCATTTGGAGGTCTAAAAGGTAATTTTGGTATTATATTGAAACCTTGTCGTGATTATAAAATATCGGACATGAAGGCAGTTATGAGGGGATGCTTGATAATGCACAACATGTATGTTGAGATGGAATATCACAATGCGGATTGGGGTAGGGTCACGGGAGATGAACCTCAACCGCCAATTCAAGGAAACGTAAGGCTAGGTCCTCATATATTGTACAACCCTGCGATTTGGGGACAACTTCGCTTGGAACTCACTACCCACATTTGGAACCGACACAGAGAAGGTTTAaggaatggtgattttccaaacATGCATATGGAGGATGCCTTGCCGGAAGTTCATGAGGGTACAACAGACGTGAACACCGATGAAGACCAATATGACCCTCAAGGAGATGGTGCATTTTATGAGAATGGAGAGTAA
- the LOC113339241 gene encoding uncharacterized protein LOC113339241: protein MVRQLTVHHHAGGCFSTVNVPVVAVALFVSVTVLVGLCAKHTIRRRQLAREKLGCNPNDSRVTPGSSPSRGLFATITNKAFPFMSNKKSGDQHGENYEIVGDGGVWQRGILMGGKCQPPDFSGVIYYDVAGRQLSEIPRSPRASPFPSSFSFPAAKDGNF from the coding sequence ATGGTCCGTCAACTAACAGTTCACCATCATGCTGGTGGTTGTTTTTCTACTGTCAACGTTCCTGTGGTGGCGGTTGCGTTGTTTGTATCGGTAACAGTTCTTGTAGGTCTATGTGCCAAGCACACAATAAGGCGACGGCAGCTTGCTAGGGAGAAACTTGGCTGTAATCCTAATGATTCAAGAGTTACACCCGGTTCATCTCCATCCAGAGGACTTTTCGCAACGATAACTAACAAAGCTTTTCCTTTCATGAGCAACAAAAAAAGTGGTGATCAGCACGGAGAAAATTATGAAATCGTTGGTGATGGTGGTGTATGGCAAAGAGGAATATTGATGGGTGGAAAATGTCAACCACCTGATTTTTCCGGTGTTATTTACTACGACGTTGCTGGTAGACAGCTCTCTGAAATACCGAGATCACCTCGTGCTAGTCCGTTTCCGTCTAGCTTCTCATTTCCAGCTGCAAAAGATGGAAACTTTTAG